In Dromaius novaehollandiae isolate bDroNov1 chromosome 2, bDroNov1.hap1, whole genome shotgun sequence, one DNA window encodes the following:
- the TGM4 gene encoding protein-glutamine gamma-glutamyltransferase 4 codes for MSQAGTQLKVTGVDFLKSQNTCLHYTNAYDNPSLVVRRGQDFQLKLSLNRDLSATDKVKLQFTIGHKPMKILGTLISLNLSSGKDYNGWRATIIKSCSKECLVAVTSSANAIVGKYCLKAMTESNTYKPENDTVYLLFNPWCQADTVFMAGDAEKNEYVLNDTGYVYVGSADCIHGRPWNFGQFEEFILDSCMYLLDQSKLKLNARRDPVAVSRAMSALVNSNDDRGVLMGNWSGSYTGGTSPLKWIGSVSILQQYYKTKQSVRYGQCWVFSGVLTTVMRCLGIPARSVSNFVSAHDTEEDLRVDIYLNENGEKLNLSRDSIWNFHVWNDVWMKRPDLPAGFDGWQTVDSTPQEQSKGIFQCGPSPLKAIREGYVHLNFDCKFVYAEVNADKAYWCVTKVNGKEKYTKIAVDTSAAGKNISTKAVGQNSREDITMQYKYPEGSPEERKSMETASSFISRNGFGSRFASAIVPRARVPQHVRLGSRDEHEVLPEPEVQLEITSEKPLYPGNPLHLDIIVKTSAPRNRTIKLAASCQLQSYIGQIGANLGCIKEIVKLEGKSEMRVPLKIEADKYVGVLASVGDEDLIKVIAIAETEGTDEKFMKETALTFQYPPITVEMPETVKVDQEFTCAFIFKNTLSIPLQDCKLCVEGLGMFNMTWFDEGDIQPGKIFKSKIICTPKRAGDKKIVAKLTSVQVKDISVEKAITITE; via the exons ATGAGCCAAGCTG GGACCCAGCTGAAGGTCACTGGAGTTGATTTCCTCAAAAGCCAGAACACATGCCTGCACTACACCAATGCATACGACAACCCAAGCCTGGTGGTGAGGCGCGGGCAGGACTTTCAGCTGAAGCTGTCCTTAAACAGGGACCTGAGTGCCACTGACAAGGTGAAGCTGCAGTTCACCATCG GGCATAAGCCGATGAAGATCCTGGGGACCCTGATCTCTCTGAACCTGAGTTCTGGGAAGGACTACAATGGGTGGCGTGCCACCATCATCAAGTCCTGCAGCAAAGAG TGCCTGGTAGCTGTGACCAGTTCGGCCAATGCCATCGTAGGAAAATACTGCCTGAAGGCGATGACGGAGTCAAACACTTATAAGCCTGAAAATGATACTGTCTACCTTTTGTTCAACCCTTGGTGTCAAG CGGATACCGTGTTCATGGCCGGCGATGCCGAGAAAAACGAGTACGTGCTCAACGACACAGGATACGTCTATGTTGGCTCAGCAGACTGCATACATGGTAGACCTTGGAATTTTGGGCAG TTCGAGGAATTCATCTTGGACTCCTGCATGTATCTGCTGGACCAAAGCAAACTCAAGCTAAACGCTAGAAGGGATCCTGTGGCTGTGTCCAGAGCCATGTCTGCTTTG GTTAATTCCAACGATGACAGAGGTGTCTTGATGGGGAACTGGTCAGGGTCGTACACTGGTGGGACCTCCCCTCTGAAGTGGATCGGGAGTGTCTCAATTTTGCAGCAATATTACAAAACGAAGCAGTCAGTGCGTTATGGTCAGTGTTGGGTCTTCTCAGGAGTCCTCACTACAG TCATGCGCTGCTTGGGGATCCCAGCTCGGAGCGTGAGTAACTTTGTCTCAGCACACGACACAGAGGAAGACCTGAGAGTTGACATTTACCTGAACgaaaatggagaaaaactgaACCTGTCACGTGACTCCATCTG GAACTTCCATGTGTGGAATGACGTGTGGATGAAACGGCCGGACTTGCCAGCAGGGTTCGACGGCTGGCAGACGGTCGATTCGACCCCTCAGGAGCAAAGCAAAG GTATTTTCCAGTGCGGTCCATCTCCACTGAAGGCTATCCGAGAAGGATATGTGCATTTGAACTTCGACTGCAAGTTTGTGTATGCAGAAGTGAATGCCGACAAAGCCTACTGGTGCGTGACAAAGGTGAACGGCAAGGAGAAGTACACCAAAATTGCTGTGGATACCAGCGCCGCCGGCAAGAACATCAGCACGAAAGCTGTGGGGCAGAACAGCCGGGAAGACATCACCATGCAGTACAAGTACCCTGAAG GATCGCCAGAGGAAAGGAAATCCATGGAGACAGCTTCTTCCTTCATCTCAAGAAATGGATTTGGTTCACGCTTCGCTTCAGCCATTGTCCCAAGGGCTAGGGTCCCACAGCATGTGCGCCTCGGGTCTAGGGACGAACATGAGGTGCTCCCTGAGCCTGAGGTCCAGCTCGAGATAACCAGTGAAAAGCCTTTGTATCCTGGTAATCCTCTTCATCTGGACATCATAGTGAAGACCTCTGCTCCCAGGAACCGGACCATCAAgcttgctgcctcctgccagctaCAGTCCTATATTGGGCAAATTGGGGCCAATCTTGGATGCATCAAGGAGATTGTCAAGCTTGAAGGCAAATCTG AGATGCGAGTCCCTCTGAAAATAGAGGCTGACAAATACGTGGGGGTGCTGGCCTCAGTGGGAGATGAAGATCTCATCAAAGTCATTGCCATCGCTGAGACTGAGGGAACAGATGAAAAATTCATGAAGGAGACGGCGCTGACCTTCCAGTACCCCCCCATCACCGTCGAG ATGCCAGAAACCGTGAAAGTGGACCAGGAGTTCACCTGTGCCTTCATCTTCAAGAACACGCTGAGTATCCCCCTGCAGGACTGCAAGCTGTGCGTGGAGGGCCTGGGCATGTTTAACATGACATGGTTTGACGAAGG gGACATTCAGCCTGGTAAGATCTTTAAGTCTAAAATAATCTGCACTCCAAAGAGAGCAGGAGACAAGAAAATAGTAGCCAAGCTGACCTCAGTCCAGGTCAAGGACATATCCGTGGAGAAGGCCATCACCATCACTGAGTAG